A region of Streptomyces deccanensis DNA encodes the following proteins:
- a CDS encoding sulfite oxidase-like oxidoreductase, which yields MNVTRGFTGRPRVHHPGLPPGQYDAGDDWPVLSAEVTPDLTPADWTFRIDGLVAEPRSWDWDEAHALPASVYEGDIHCVTSWSKFGVRFGGVSLDAFWDVVRPDASATHVVAYSHSGYTTNLPLADLTGGRAWIAWEYDGRPLPAEHGGPARLLVPHLYFWKSAKWIAGLRLLDHDEPGFWEQNGYHARGNPWEEQRYSGD from the coding sequence ATGAACGTCACCCGAGGCTTCACCGGACGCCCCCGCGTCCACCACCCAGGACTGCCGCCCGGCCAGTACGACGCCGGCGACGACTGGCCCGTCCTGTCGGCGGAGGTCACGCCCGACCTGACGCCCGCCGACTGGACGTTCCGGATCGACGGACTGGTGGCGGAGCCCCGCTCCTGGGACTGGGACGAGGCGCACGCGCTGCCCGCGTCGGTGTACGAGGGCGACATCCACTGTGTGACGAGCTGGTCGAAGTTCGGGGTGCGCTTCGGGGGCGTCTCGCTGGACGCGTTCTGGGACGTGGTCCGGCCCGACGCGTCGGCCACGCACGTGGTCGCGTACTCGCACAGCGGCTACACCACGAACCTTCCGCTCGCCGACCTCACCGGTGGGCGGGCCTGGATCGCCTGGGAGTACGACGGCCGGCCGCTGCCCGCCGAGCACGGCGGTCCGGCGCGGCTGCTGGTGCCGCACCTGTACTTCTGGAAGAGCGCCAAGTGGATCGCGGGCCTGCGCCTGCTCGACCACGACGAGCCCGGCTTCTGGGAACAGAACGGCTACCACGCGCGGGGCAACCCGTGGGAGGAGCAGCGGTACTCCGGTGACTGA
- a CDS encoding ferredoxin reductase, giving the protein MAPQTADAPQAADASHTPFTPPTRFAVPGRIAVSNRAAARWRTATLTEIRRETPRVSTFRFAVPGWAGHLPGQHLMLRLTAGDGYTAQRHYSLASPADDAGHIELTLDHVEGGEVSGWFHTEARPGDEVEVRGPLSGFFAWPGDRPALLIGAGSGVVPLMSMLRHHRLRALDVPLRLLVSARGPEELIYAAEYGAETTAVFTRRAPEGAPVGRLSAAHVAPVLAERPPGGWEAYVCGSNAFAEHASRLLVAAGQPVDRVRIERFG; this is encoded by the coding sequence ATCGCGCCACAGACGGCCGACGCTCCACAGGCAGCTGACGCGTCGCACACGCCCTTCACGCCGCCCACCCGGTTCGCCGTGCCCGGCCGTATCGCCGTGAGCAACCGGGCGGCGGCGCGGTGGCGGACGGCCACGCTGACCGAGATCCGGCGGGAGACACCCCGCGTGTCGACGTTCCGGTTCGCGGTGCCCGGGTGGGCGGGACATCTGCCCGGACAGCATCTGATGCTGCGGCTGACCGCCGGGGACGGCTACACCGCGCAGCGGCACTACTCGCTGGCGTCCCCGGCGGACGACGCGGGGCACATCGAGCTGACCCTGGACCACGTCGAGGGCGGCGAGGTGTCCGGCTGGTTCCACACCGAGGCCCGGCCGGGCGACGAGGTGGAGGTGCGCGGGCCGCTCAGCGGTTTCTTCGCCTGGCCCGGGGACCGTCCCGCGCTGCTGATCGGCGCCGGTTCCGGCGTCGTACCCCTGATGTCGATGCTCCGCCACCACCGCCTGCGGGCGCTCGACGTCCCCCTGCGGCTGCTGGTGTCCGCGCGCGGGCCGGAGGAGCTGATCTACGCGGCGGAGTACGGCGCGGAGACCACGGCCGTGTTCACCCGGCGGGCGCCCGAGGGCGCGCCGGTGGGGCGGCTGTCGGCGGCGCACGTGGCGCCGGTGCTGGCCGAGCGGCCGCCGGGCGGGTGGGAGGCGTACGTGTGCGGTTCCAACGCGTTCGCCGAGCACGCCTCGCGGCTGCTGGTGGCGGCGGGACAGCCGGTGGACCGCGTCCGCATCGAGCGGTTCGGCTGA
- a CDS encoding cation acetate symporter — MVTFSASVADAFSLRLTFVLFLSVVVITLFTALLTAPQRDEIGEFYLGNRDMSPLRNGLAMCGDYLSAATLLGSTGLVALTGYDGLLYLGGTVVAWMMVLLLIAEPLRNSGKFTLGDALARRLPLRQRQVRLALAICTLSVCTLYLVAQLVGSIALMTQFVGEPGPTTRTMIVIIIGTIVTIYAAIGGMPGATFIQVVKAVMLVAGVTVVAVLVLNRFDWNIDGLLASATAGSGLGDAYLQPGLRYGAGPISKIDFFSLQLAIVLGLAALPHVMMRLFAPRRTRVLRASVVWAVGLVGFVCLMAGVLGLGATAVVGRETIAGIDHKGDAAVLLLAHELGGEVLTAIVSALAFVTLLAVAAGLMLAAASSVAHDLYGEVIRKGRAKETQELGVARVAAVILGVLSMMFALLAWGTNTATLAFLAFAIAASAILPTIVYSLFWRGFTARGALLSLYGGLATSVVLVLFSPVVSSTPGSVYPHADFAWFPLQNPGIVSIPAGFLLGWLGSRLGPREDAGAYEDFEVRALVGAGKE, encoded by the coding sequence ATGGTGACCTTCTCCGCGAGTGTGGCCGACGCGTTCAGCCTGCGGCTGACGTTCGTGCTGTTCCTGTCCGTCGTCGTGATCACCCTGTTCACCGCCCTGCTGACGGCACCCCAGCGGGACGAGATCGGCGAGTTCTACCTCGGCAACCGGGACATGTCGCCGCTGCGCAACGGCCTCGCCATGTGCGGTGACTACCTCTCGGCCGCGACGCTGCTCGGCAGCACCGGTCTGGTCGCCCTCACCGGGTACGACGGTCTGCTCTACCTGGGCGGCACCGTCGTCGCCTGGATGATGGTGCTGCTGCTGATCGCCGAACCCCTGCGCAACTCCGGGAAGTTCACCCTCGGGGACGCCCTGGCCCGACGGCTCCCGCTGCGCCAGCGGCAGGTCCGGCTGGCGCTCGCCATCTGCACGCTCTCCGTGTGCACCCTGTACCTGGTCGCCCAACTGGTCGGCAGCATCGCGCTGATGACCCAGTTCGTCGGCGAACCCGGCCCCACCACCCGCACCATGATCGTGATCATCATCGGCACCATCGTCACGATCTACGCGGCCATCGGCGGCATGCCCGGCGCGACGTTCATCCAGGTGGTCAAGGCCGTGATGCTCGTCGCCGGGGTCACGGTGGTCGCGGTCCTCGTGTTGAACCGATTCGACTGGAACATCGACGGACTGCTGGCCTCCGCCACGGCGGGCAGCGGGCTGGGCGACGCGTACCTGCAGCCCGGTCTGCGCTACGGGGCGGGCCCCATCAGCAAGATCGACTTCTTCAGTCTGCAACTGGCGATCGTGCTCGGGCTCGCCGCGCTCCCCCACGTCATGATGCGGCTCTTCGCGCCGCGCCGGACCAGGGTGCTGCGCGCCTCGGTGGTGTGGGCGGTGGGCCTGGTCGGGTTCGTGTGCCTGATGGCGGGCGTGCTGGGTCTCGGCGCCACGGCCGTCGTCGGCCGGGAGACCATCGCCGGCATCGACCACAAGGGCGACGCCGCCGTCCTGCTCCTCGCCCACGAACTGGGCGGCGAGGTGCTCACCGCGATCGTCTCGGCCCTGGCCTTCGTCACCCTGCTCGCGGTCGCCGCCGGCCTCATGCTCGCCGCCGCCTCCTCCGTCGCCCACGACCTGTACGGCGAGGTGATCCGCAAGGGCAGGGCCAAGGAGACCCAGGAGCTGGGCGTGGCCCGGGTCGCCGCGGTGATCCTGGGTGTGCTGAGCATGATGTTCGCCCTCCTCGCCTGGGGCACCAACACCGCCACCCTCGCGTTCCTGGCGTTCGCGATCGCCGCGTCCGCCATCCTGCCGACCATCGTCTACAGCCTGTTCTGGCGGGGGTTCACCGCGCGCGGCGCCCTGCTCAGCCTGTACGGCGGTCTGGCCACCTCCGTGGTGCTCGTGCTGTTCTCGCCGGTGGTCTCCTCCACCCCGGGCTCGGTCTACCCGCACGCCGACTTCGCGTGGTTCCCGCTGCAGAACCCGGGCATCGTGTCGATCCCCGCGGGCTTCCTGCTGGGTTGGCTCGGCTCCCGTCTCGGCCCCCGGGAGGACGCGGGCGCGTACGAGGACTTCGAGGTCCGGGCCCTCGTCGGGGCCGGTAAGGAGTGA
- a CDS encoding DUF485 domain-containing protein, with the protein MSNHAARYASSVPSPPARTGRHPLHAHPEFRSISAAYRRFGITATALSVGGFLSYVLLSSFAPGVMNQRLIGHLTLGLTLGLAQFAVMGVTAFLYVRHMREKIDPVARRLRAELEEHEAEQRRVPAGRRFGAW; encoded by the coding sequence GTGTCCAACCATGCGGCGCGGTACGCCAGTTCCGTCCCGTCTCCCCCCGCACGGACAGGCCGACATCCGCTCCACGCCCATCCTGAATTTCGTTCAATAAGCGCGGCATATCGCCGATTCGGCATAACGGCGACCGCGTTGTCCGTCGGAGGATTCCTGTCGTACGTCCTCCTGTCGAGTTTCGCGCCAGGGGTAATGAATCAGCGGTTGATCGGACATCTCACGCTCGGGCTGACCCTCGGTCTGGCGCAGTTCGCCGTCATGGGTGTGACCGCGTTCCTCTATGTCCGGCACATGCGCGAGAAGATCGACCCGGTGGCCCGGCGGCTCCGTGCCGAGCTGGAGGAGCACGAGGCCGAGCAGCGTCGGGTTCCGGCCGGACGGCGGTTCGGCGCATGGTGA
- a CDS encoding GNAT family N-acetyltransferase gives MTEYATGGGKGTDTVPHVLDNPALASLTGPHAHLAERRGRVLRYPLDVSPWLGLPDEPDADDWADLAALAGPGAEVPVPAYSGGFPAGWEVTFDLAGVQLVDDGIAAAPDDEAVRLGPADVPEMLDLVARTQPGPFLPRTIELGTYLGIRRDGALVAMAGERLRPPGWTEISAVCTAPAFRGEGLATRLVLAVAHGIRERGETPFLHTAATNTTAIRLYESLGFRLRRTTRFMAARVPATATGEERVGV, from the coding sequence ATGACCGAGTACGCGACGGGCGGCGGCAAGGGCACGGACACCGTGCCGCACGTCCTCGACAACCCCGCGCTGGCCTCCCTCACCGGGCCGCACGCCCACCTCGCCGAGCGGCGCGGCCGGGTGCTGCGCTATCCGCTGGACGTCTCGCCGTGGCTGGGCCTGCCCGACGAGCCGGACGCCGACGACTGGGCCGATCTCGCGGCGCTGGCGGGCCCCGGCGCCGAGGTCCCGGTCCCGGCCTACAGCGGGGGTTTCCCGGCCGGCTGGGAGGTGACGTTCGACCTGGCGGGCGTCCAGCTCGTCGACGACGGGATCGCCGCCGCGCCGGACGACGAGGCGGTACGGCTGGGCCCGGCCGACGTGCCCGAGATGCTCGACCTCGTGGCACGCACCCAGCCCGGCCCCTTCCTGCCCCGCACCATCGAACTCGGCACCTACCTCGGCATCCGCCGGGACGGCGCGCTGGTCGCCATGGCCGGTGAGCGGCTGCGTCCACCGGGCTGGACCGAGATCAGCGCGGTCTGCACCGCCCCGGCCTTCCGGGGCGAGGGCCTCGCCACCCGCCTCGTCCTCGCCGTCGCCCACGGCATCCGGGAGCGCGGCGAGACCCCCTTCCTCCACACCGCCGCCACCAACACGACCGCCATCCGCCTCTACGAGTCCCTCGGCTTCCGCCTCCGCCGCACCACCCGCTTCATGGCGGCCCGCGTACCGGCGACCGCGACGGGGGAGGAGCGGGTGGGCGTGTGA